In one Syntrophales bacterium genomic region, the following are encoded:
- a CDS encoding D-aminoacylase codes for MKRDYQIIIKNGLVIDGLGNQGQTKDIAIEHDRIVLIEKDIPEYKAELVIDASHMVVAPGFIDPHSHTDVELIVNPRAESKIRQGVTTEIAGNCGFTLFPLSFRNFEEKHHYCDNLYGVTITWRTMEEFFDLLEFRGISLNYATLLGHSTLRSCVMGNYARPPSKDEMSEMKSILRECLDKGAFGLSSGLIYVPGCFADKQELIELCREVSAFGGVYSSHIRNESDFLTEAIEETFEIARESMVSLQISHLKLAYPRNWSKIHWVLSRISEEKSSGMEVLADRYPYTATSTLLSTLMPPSVQQGSVQEFLAHLKDPAYEGLLRSFFKAGEDKIGSWENVIISSVASKRNRHLVGKSIAQAAKESNKEPFIFVRDLLIDEENQVWMINFSLNEDNFRRIIRHPLVVVGSDGWARAPYGVLGKDKPHPRSYGTFPRILGKYVREEKVLTLEQAVEKMTSITARKFGLYGRGCLKEGYFADIVIFDPDRVIDRATWTNPHCYPEGIPYVIVNGIPVIYEGEHTGNLPGRVLRKNLLFCL; via the coding sequence ATGAAGCGAGATTACCAAATAATTATCAAAAACGGTCTGGTCATAGATGGTCTTGGCAACCAGGGTCAAACGAAAGACATAGCCATCGAACACGATCGCATAGTTCTAATTGAAAAGGATATCCCTGAGTACAAAGCGGAGTTAGTCATAGATGCTAGTCACATGGTAGTGGCACCTGGCTTTATAGACCCACACAGTCATACGGATGTGGAACTGATTGTGAATCCTCGAGCCGAAAGCAAAATACGCCAGGGGGTTACAACAGAAATCGCGGGTAACTGTGGATTTACATTGTTTCCCCTCTCGTTCAGAAATTTTGAGGAAAAACATCACTATTGCGACAACCTATATGGTGTTACAATTACCTGGCGCACAATGGAAGAATTTTTCGACTTGCTGGAATTCAGGGGTATTTCTTTAAACTACGCCACTCTCCTAGGCCACAGCACCCTGAGATCTTGCGTTATGGGTAATTATGCAAGACCTCCAAGCAAAGATGAAATGTCGGAGATGAAGTCAATCCTAAGGGAATGCTTGGATAAAGGTGCTTTTGGCTTATCCTCAGGTCTCATATATGTACCCGGTTGTTTCGCCGACAAACAAGAACTTATTGAACTCTGCAGAGAAGTGTCTGCCTTCGGTGGTGTTTACAGCAGCCATATACGAAATGAATCAGACTTCTTAACCGAAGCCATCGAAGAAACCTTTGAGATAGCCCGGGAAAGCATGGTCAGTCTTCAGATTTCCCATTTAAAATTGGCATATCCGCGAAACTGGTCTAAGATTCACTGGGTTTTATCACGAATTTCCGAAGAAAAATCCTCAGGTATGGAGGTTCTCGCCGACAGGTACCCTTACACTGCTACATCAACACTCCTTAGCACACTGATGCCTCCATCAGTTCAGCAAGGTTCAGTTCAAGAGTTTTTAGCCCACCTTAAAGATCCAGCCTACGAGGGACTCTTACGATCATTTTTTAAAGCTGGAGAAGATAAGATAGGTTCATGGGAAAACGTGATAATTTCTTCAGTGGCAAGCAAAAGGAATAGACATCTAGTGGGGAAGAGCATAGCCCAAGCTGCAAAAGAATCAAATAAAGAACCTTTCATCTTCGTAAGGGATTTACTCATTGATGAGGAAAACCAGGTATGGATGATCAATTTCTCCCTAAACGAAGACAATTTCAGAAGGATCATCCGGCATCCCCTTGTGGTTGTCGGTTCGGATGGTTGGGCGAGGGCTCCCTACGGCGTTTTGGGCAAAGATAAACCCCATCCCCGCTCTTACGGCACTTTTCCACGCATTCTTGGAAAGTATGTAAGAGAGGAAAAGGTACTAACCCTAGAGCAAGCAGTTGAAAAAATGACTTCCATCACTGCGAGAAAATTTGGCCTTTACGGGAGAGGATGCTTAAAGGAAGGGTACTTTGCCGACATCGTGATCTTTGATCCTGATCGAGTA